AGAGGATGAGCAGAAAGTACGAGGCCACAGACACAATTAGGGGAGGCAGGTTCCACAGAGTCCCAAGAACATGGGATACtttgtattcatttcttttctttctaaagtgcTCGGTCACATTCCCTGTGCCATCGATCCCCCTGAGAACCGAATAGATCTTAAATTCCTGGATCAGAGATAGGGCACTGACACACGATAAGAACAGGGCACCCAAAATCGTGCATACAACCACCCTAGAAACTCTCCACTTGAGCCAGAGGAATGCAGGATGGGAGAAAGTGGCAATTTTCAGGCAGTAGAGGACACTGAGACAGGTGGCGAGCCAAATGCTCAGGTGGTTTGTAAATGTCcagaaaatatcaataatttgCATCACTATCCCTTCATCACGTACTTTGAAAGAGAACACCATTAAAACACCGTCCACCAAGAGAATCCACAGGAGAACGATCCTAGAGAGAGCAAGGTTAGTGATGatgaagtcagacagagagactGTCTTGTTTTTGCACCAGCTGCTGCCACTGGCCAACACTATGAACCCATTCCCCAGCATCCCCAGAATGAACTCGGTGGCAGACAGAACCAGGAACATCCATTTCTCCAGCCCTGACATGTCAGCTAGACCTgaccttgttctttctcttgatGTACAATCTCCTTGCTGACTTGAAACTCCGCTCTGTGAACCTGTCACTTCTACCTGTTGCTTCACTGTACCTGTCTCTTGTCTGTGCCCAATTTAGTCCGCTGTAGAGCACAATTTAGTGAACCCTCTCTGGATCTTTCCGATTAGTCTGtcctcttcacagatgacagcGACTGTCACATTTCATCTATGATCTAAACTCAGCGGCTCTTCGCCAAAATGCAAATGGAGTAGTATTCAATGTCACACGAAGAAGGAAGAGATCTCACTCCCGAAGGCGAGGATTTGCACACACAGGGAGGGAGGTTCCAAGCCAGCCAGGACAGAAAGGTGCATGACCAGAAGTCAGACAGAATCGCTCTGAAGAGTGAGAAGTCTTGTTCCTGGAAGGAGGACCCCGGGACACACACGGAGGAGGGAGATCAGAATCCCACCACAGGCGCTACCAAAGTCACCTGGAGGGAGGTTTAAGTGCATGAAACAAAGAAAGTTCAATGCCAGAGGTCCTGGGTTAGAATTAAAAGGTGTGCCTCTCAGTGTATACCTTACATGAGGGGGCTCCAAGTTCTTCCCTAGAGAGCCATATCACCAGAAGTCTTAACTACCTGACTActtaaataacaataatgaattaTAGCATATAAGCTacttaaaatgtagattttcaggggcacctgggtggctgagtgggttaagcctctgccttcagctcaggtcatgatctcagggtcctgggatggagccccgcgtctgatcccagggtcctgggattgagccccgcattgggctctctgctcagcagggagcctacttccccccaacccccgcctgcctctctgcctacttgtgatctctctctctctctcctctctgtgttaaataaataaaatatttaaaaataaataaataaataaaatgtagattttcaGAGTGCAGGACCACTGTATCAATATGTCAACAGTAGTTCAAGCTGACAGAAATCACACGCAGTCTTTTCAACCAAAGAAGCCTGATTTATATAAAACAGTGCCTTACAAATTGGACCATGGCCAACAGTAATAATCTTTATAGGGCTTTGTATAGATCTCaccatacatacatattatactGGGAACACAAAGGAGGTC
This genomic stretch from Mustela erminea isolate mMusErm1 chromosome 11, mMusErm1.Pri, whole genome shotgun sequence harbors:
- the TAS2R3 gene encoding taste receptor type 2 member 3, whose amino-acid sequence is MSGLEKWMFLVLSATEFILGMLGNGFIVLASGSSWCKNKTVSLSDFIITNLALSRIVLLWILLVDGVLMVFSFKVRDEGIVMQIIDIFWTFTNHLSIWLATCLSVLYCLKIATFSHPAFLWLKWRVSRVVVCTILGALFLSCVSALSLIQEFKIYSVLRGIDGTGNVTEHFRKKRNEYKVSHVLGTLWNLPPLIVSVASYFLLILSLGRHVQQLQQSGISSRDPSTEAHQRAIKIIVSFLFLFLLYFLAFLITSCSYFIPGTEMVIMIGEAVTMFYPAGHSFILILGNNKLKQTFVEMLWCEPGLRKPGFKGPFTP